One part of the Nostoc sp. PCC 7120 = FACHB-418 genome encodes these proteins:
- a CDS encoding TIGR04283 family arsenosugar biosynthesis glycosyltransferase — protein sequence MEQNLKNIKISIIIPTLNEVGNIQQTIATTQPSVNIEVIVVDGGSQDDTVAIAQSLGVKVISSSPGRAVQMNTGAALAAGEILLFLHADTRLPVGFDEMIRAALQQPGVVAGAFALRIDADLAGLRWVEKGVYWRSHFFQMPYGDQAIFMTKAVFEKVGGFSELPIMEDFELMRRLKHIGKITVLGVAVITSGRRWLQRGVFQTTLINQVVIIAYLLGVAPAQLHSWYRQGKFFRIGGRL from the coding sequence ATGGAGCAAAATTTGAAAAATATTAAAATTTCTATTATTATCCCGACATTAAATGAGGTGGGTAATATTCAACAAACTATTGCCACCACTCAACCTAGTGTAAATATAGAAGTCATTGTTGTTGATGGCGGCTCACAAGATGATACAGTGGCGATCGCTCAATCTTTAGGTGTAAAAGTTATCTCCTCGTCTCCTGGTCGGGCGGTGCAAATGAACACCGGTGCGGCGCTGGCTGCTGGTGAAATTTTGTTGTTTCTCCATGCAGATACGCGTTTACCTGTTGGTTTTGATGAAATGATTCGCGCCGCGTTACAACAGCCTGGGGTGGTGGCTGGCGCCTTTGCGTTGCGGATAGATGCAGACTTGGCAGGTTTGCGCTGGGTAGAAAAAGGGGTGTATTGGCGATCGCATTTTTTCCAAATGCCCTATGGAGATCAGGCAATTTTTATGACAAAGGCGGTATTTGAGAAAGTTGGTGGTTTTTCTGAATTGCCCATAATGGAAGACTTTGAACTCATGAGACGTTTAAAGCACATTGGGAAAATTACTGTTTTGGGTGTAGCAGTAATAACCTCTGGACGGAGATGGTTACAGAGGGGAGTTTTTCAAACTACGCTGATTAATCAAGTCGTGATTATTGCTTATTTACTTGGTGTAGCACCAGCACAACTACATAGCTGGTATCGTCAGGGGAAATTTTTCAGAATAGGGGGTAGGCTTTAG
- the pbpC gene encoding penicillin-binding protein 1C encodes MQFISLSLTRMRHTSKVIIAVLLICLLIRLIPYFAPIRAVDIAQNQLAMQFSDRNGLPLGTILTRDQEHTSVVPLNQISPQFIQAILAAEDGSFYHHGALDLKAIVRAIKEAIHAKKIVSGASTITMQLARMLEPVPRNLSGKMQEIWLAWRLAAGMNKNEILSAYINRLPMGGNIYGVEAAARTYFSIPASELNLAQASLLAAIPNNPTYFNPYEHWERLKQRQKYVLNRMVQEGYVSKDTAYRTSSEKVVFQSNQRGIIAAPHFLFWLANQIPPTPADTNQSVIHTTINRPLQQFVEAQVQQVISTLSANNVHDAAALVIDNHTGEVLAYVGSPDYFNQAQLGRNDGVQALRQPGSTLKPFVYELALEKRLIRPNTILADVPTHYAIPGAQLYSPTDYTENFLGPVRVRIALANSLNIPAVRVLEKVSVPTFLERLHQLGFVHLKQTPEYYGLGLTLGSGEVSLWELAQAYLTIARQGQPAPLITTLPQSPVPHHTQPPNPTIWQLITNILSDSHARATAFGVDSVLNLPFPVAVKTGTSSNYRDTWTVGFTTDYTVATWVGNFNGEPMRQVSGVTGAAPLWNRIMLHLHEYQEPASFLTPAGLLQLPICAVSGLRPTPDCTSVVQEYFYPEDKTSYERDTQFTLPPEYNEWLATQQRSQFTSSSLRILSPHEGDVFLVYPGEETQQKLEFKLIGNNSTPIEWWLNGEKLNTQSANSLFWSLRPGNWTLEARSGEMSDKVKFQVKRASIKPTRRGFSIGNS; translated from the coding sequence ATGCAATTCATATCTCTATCGCTTACCAGAATGCGGCACACTAGTAAGGTGATCATAGCTGTGCTGCTAATATGCTTATTAATCCGCTTGATACCTTATTTTGCGCCGATTCGTGCTGTAGATATTGCCCAAAATCAACTAGCAATGCAATTTAGCGATCGCAATGGGCTACCATTAGGAACAATACTCACCCGTGACCAAGAGCATACATCAGTAGTACCACTAAATCAGATTTCGCCCCAATTTATCCAAGCTATTTTAGCCGCCGAAGATGGTAGTTTTTATCATCATGGGGCTTTGGACTTGAAAGCAATTGTCCGCGCCATCAAAGAAGCTATCCACGCCAAAAAAATTGTTTCCGGCGCTTCCACGATTACCATGCAGTTAGCGCGGATGTTAGAACCAGTACCCCGCAACCTGTCAGGGAAAATGCAGGAGATTTGGTTAGCGTGGCGGTTAGCAGCCGGGATGAACAAGAATGAAATCCTCTCTGCATACATCAATCGCTTGCCCATGGGAGGGAATATATATGGTGTAGAAGCAGCAGCCCGTACTTATTTTTCCATCCCAGCCAGTGAATTAAATCTTGCCCAAGCTAGTTTGTTAGCTGCCATTCCTAATAACCCCACCTACTTTAACCCTTACGAACATTGGGAACGACTGAAGCAACGACAAAAATACGTCCTCAATCGTATGGTACAAGAAGGGTATGTGAGCAAAGACACAGCATATCGCACATCCTCAGAAAAAGTTGTGTTTCAGTCCAACCAGCGAGGAATTATCGCCGCACCACACTTTTTATTTTGGTTAGCTAATCAAATTCCCCCCACTCCTGCTGACACAAATCAATCAGTTATCCACACAACTATCAATCGTCCTTTGCAGCAATTTGTCGAAGCACAAGTACAGCAGGTAATTTCTACTCTTTCCGCCAATAACGTTCATGATGCAGCCGCACTAGTAATTGACAACCACACAGGGGAAGTTTTAGCTTACGTCGGTTCACCGGATTACTTTAATCAAGCCCAACTGGGACGCAATGACGGAGTGCAAGCCCTACGTCAACCAGGTTCTACCCTGAAGCCATTTGTCTATGAATTAGCATTAGAAAAGCGGTTAATTCGCCCAAATACTATTTTGGCAGATGTCCCGACCCATTACGCCATCCCCGGCGCACAACTCTACAGCCCAACGGATTATACCGAAAACTTTCTTGGGCCTGTGCGGGTACGCATCGCCTTAGCCAATTCCCTCAATATACCAGCCGTACGCGTCTTGGAAAAAGTGAGTGTACCAACTTTCCTAGAACGTCTACATCAACTGGGATTTGTCCATCTAAAACAAACCCCAGAATACTATGGCTTAGGTTTAACCCTGGGTAGTGGTGAAGTTAGCCTCTGGGAACTAGCCCAAGCCTACCTGACTATAGCAAGACAAGGACAACCCGCCCCCCTCATTACCACCCTTCCCCAGTCTCCAGTCCCCCATCATACCCAACCCCCAAACCCCACCATCTGGCAATTAATCACCAACATCCTCAGCGACAGCCATGCTCGTGCTACAGCCTTCGGTGTAGATTCAGTATTAAACTTACCATTCCCCGTGGCTGTGAAAACCGGTACATCTTCCAACTATCGTGACACTTGGACAGTCGGCTTTACCACTGATTACACCGTCGCTACCTGGGTAGGTAACTTTAACGGTGAACCCATGCGTCAAGTTTCCGGGGTGACAGGCGCAGCACCCTTGTGGAATCGGATTATGTTACATCTGCACGAATATCAAGAACCAGCCAGTTTTCTCACTCCAGCAGGTTTATTGCAACTACCAATCTGTGCAGTTTCTGGGTTACGTCCCACACCAGACTGTACTTCAGTGGTGCAAGAATATTTCTATCCCGAAGATAAAACTAGCTACGAAAGGGACACTCAGTTTACATTACCACCAGAGTATAACGAGTGGTTAGCCACGCAACAGCGATCGCAGTTTACCTCTAGCAGCCTGAGAATTTTATCTCCTCATGAAGGCGATGTATTCTTAGTGTATCCAGGTGAAGAAACACAACAAAAATTAGAATTTAAGTTAATAGGAAATAACTCTACACCTATAGAGTGGTGGCTCAACGGTGAAAAATTGAACACCCAGTCAGCTAATTCCTTATTTTGGTCGCTGCGTCCTGGTAACTGGACTTTAGAGGCGAGAAGCGGTGAAATGAGCGATAAGGTAAAATTCCAGGTGAAACGGGCAAGTATTAAACCGACACGTAGGGGTTTCTCGATTGGTAATTCTTAA
- the pyrE gene encoding orotate phosphoribosyltransferase: MTYSTESLAQSDIWPATADVSTLRRKLLDLLCQLAYKEGDFVLSSGQPSSYYINGKQVTLHPQGALAIGRILLSLLPSDTQAVAGLTLGADPIVTAVSVVSAYENRPIPALIIRKEAKGHGTKAYIEGPNLPEGAKVVVLEDVVTTGQSAMKAVDRLRAAGYVVDEVISLVDRQQGGAEFYQSVGLKFEAVFTIMDLQQRYQELGN; the protein is encoded by the coding sequence ATGACGTATTCTACTGAAAGCCTTGCCCAGTCAGATATTTGGCCAGCCACTGCTGATGTATCTACTCTGCGGCGAAAACTGCTGGATTTACTTTGTCAACTTGCTTATAAAGAGGGTGATTTCGTTCTCTCGTCTGGACAGCCTAGCTCATACTATATAAATGGCAAACAAGTGACATTGCATCCCCAAGGTGCTTTGGCAATTGGTCGCATTCTTTTATCACTGTTACCTTCAGATACTCAAGCGGTAGCTGGTTTAACATTAGGGGCTGATCCAATTGTGACAGCTGTGAGTGTGGTTTCTGCGTATGAAAATCGACCAATACCAGCTTTGATTATTCGCAAAGAAGCTAAAGGTCATGGGACTAAGGCTTATATTGAAGGCCCCAATTTACCAGAGGGTGCAAAGGTGGTGGTTTTGGAAGATGTGGTGACGACTGGACAATCCGCCATGAAAGCTGTTGACCGACTGAGGGCTGCTGGTTATGTTGTTGATGAGGTCATTTCATTAGTGGATAGACAGCAAGGGGGGGCTGAATTTTATCAGTCGGTTGGTTTGAAGTTTGAGGCGGTGTTTACAATTATGGATCTTCAACAAAGGTATCAGGAATTAGGTAATTAG
- a CDS encoding alpha-2-macroglobulin family protein: MIIRVCIRCFIVLTLVLGIGGCNFFGINSGREPLPAVSPLTPPKLPDWIEQISPIGEAQPLNQIRIRFKEALIPVESLDSPEQQQLLQKFALWPPLPGQFRFLTPRMVGFQADKALPIATRLQVTLKAGLADLKNHRLDKDLSWTFNTQSINLTNLPGVNPIEKADAEPIDLQPKLQFTSNVELDLASVQEHLQLIPEGKNEGLRFQVTLNKEEKPLDKEEPLKKFDPSARNWIYNLRPQKNLKTATRYRLVFSPGIRPAYGNLVTDREFVSKLSTYSPLAFQKINFYGQPDAGGTYGRFIKGSPQLEFNNILVAESAKTNIKINPAPKDISRLLQVNDEDRIIGINPYALEPAKTYTITIGENLQDKFGQTLGKPVSLKYDTGDLAGDIWVPSDLNIFPAGKDLRLNISTVNLPESKYQAAYRVVKPTDLVYFNYGNDLLPKPAEWKSFQVSGKKNQSVDVTVPLREKINAKTGMLAYGVQARTNKYQENGKELWREPTTYGLVELTNLGVFSQWFPESGLIRVNHLTDGAPVKAAVIEIYQSKLQAKSRPEPVPCATGKTDENGTFRVNREALQQCTAGSQNSIKSPELLVIASEKEDWAFTRTEEYSGVYGYGIDAGWQGNKPESRGVIFSDRQLYQSGEKAWFTGFADYLQNGVIQQDKNADYQITLVNPDGQKTSLGTQTTNEFGTFSLEMPINKTQGLGYYTIQAKGKNGLEISGEFRVAEFKPPNFKVEVKLDKEFAYIGDDVDINATSNYLFGAPVEGGEAKYFITRQQANFIPKGWEEFTFGRQWFWPEEAPTISSDVLQSNSQLDGNDKSSQMVNVAKDLPYPMTYRVDVQVADVSNLSVANSQSFTALPSNRLIGLKSNFIADAGKAFPIEVIIADPTGKLITGQRVRLELQQIKYSSVTQLVEGSQTPKNQVEYKTVAQTEITSTSNPQSVNLTPPESGTYRIRVNFSDAKNELGATDSQIWVTGGNAVFWGTRDKDVLEVKLDKKEYKAGETATALIQSPYADAELYFAVIKDKPIYQQITKVQGSAPQIQFRVTPEMLPNAAVEAVLVRQGKPINQVEVGSLDNLVKIGFTPFKVNLEDKYLKLQVKPAQASLEPGAEETIQLEVKDNQGNPTKGQLTVMVVNEAVLQLSGYRPPNLVDTVYAEQPISTRFTDNRPDVILQPQDVAKPKGWGYGGGFSTGAANTRTRTDFQPLAYYNGSVLTDASGNAQITVKLPDDLTTWRVMAVATDGNLRFGNGDATFITTKPLLSNAILPQFVRPGDRILAGLSVTNNTGNTGNLSINGEISGAVKFNSKNPTTTTLQTQAESATQAYRFPMVADSVGVGKVRFTTQLNGTADAFELPLQVKPLEITEQIVETGVSQKQIKIPLNVDKNTFPEAGGLDIQLASTLIPEIKAPAKQVLTDNDLPFTEPSASQLIIATNLQTIAQKYGQTFAEFNSRQQANLAVEKLQKLQISDGGFAAFPGQEKSDPWVSAYSVESLVKASQVFPNLVDTGMLSRLKTYLQKVLANPGEYDFCKQQLCKRQLQLNALIALSELGDKRNTFLTDIYEQRNNFDLVTQIKLARYLSQFPEWQDESQQLVNKLQQNISETGRTAVVSLPPSWGWMSSPTTAQAQALRLFIAKQSKPEIIDKLLQSLLALRRDGTWQTDYNNAQALTALVEYGQLQPTPPNFVATVQLAGRKLGENRFTGYKNPSLQLSVPMNQLPRGRHDLTLQKSGNGTLHYLVAYNYRLQGNQPGRFNGLRITREISQVNAKRILRKTGIYALDQPLTLALGQVFDIGLEIIVDRPVDHLVIKDPLPAGLEAVDASFQTTTAALQAKADSWELGFRNIYSDRIIAYADHLEPGVYSLHYLVRSVTPGTFSWPGAEVHLQYAPEEFGRTAEMKLIVEEKGR; the protein is encoded by the coding sequence ATGATTATTAGAGTCTGTATACGGTGTTTTATTGTTCTAACGTTGGTGTTAGGAATAGGGGGATGTAATTTTTTTGGTATCAACTCAGGTAGGGAACCATTACCAGCAGTTTCCCCACTCACACCGCCAAAATTACCGGACTGGATTGAACAAATTAGTCCCATCGGAGAAGCCCAACCTCTGAACCAAATCCGTATTCGTTTTAAAGAGGCTTTAATACCAGTTGAAAGTCTAGACAGTCCAGAACAACAGCAGTTATTACAAAAGTTTGCCCTTTGGCCGCCATTACCGGGACAATTTCGTTTTTTGACACCGCGCATGGTAGGTTTTCAAGCTGATAAAGCATTGCCAATAGCCACAAGATTACAAGTTACTCTCAAAGCAGGTTTAGCAGATTTAAAAAATCATCGTTTAGACAAAGATTTATCTTGGACTTTTAATACTCAATCTATCAATTTAACAAATTTACCCGGTGTGAATCCGATTGAGAAAGCTGATGCTGAACCTATTGATTTACAGCCAAAGTTACAATTTACATCTAATGTAGAACTAGATTTAGCTTCTGTACAAGAACATTTACAGCTAATCCCAGAAGGTAAAAATGAGGGTTTGCGTTTCCAAGTAACCTTAAACAAGGAAGAAAAACCTCTAGATAAGGAAGAACCTCTCAAGAAATTTGACCCTTCAGCACGTAATTGGATTTATAATCTCAGACCTCAAAAAAATCTGAAAACAGCTACTCGTTACCGTTTAGTATTCTCTCCGGGAATACGTCCTGCTTATGGCAACCTAGTTACAGATAGAGAATTTGTTAGTAAGTTGTCAACTTATTCGCCTTTGGCTTTTCAAAAAATTAACTTTTATGGACAACCAGATGCAGGGGGAACTTATGGAAGATTTATTAAAGGTAGTCCGCAGTTAGAATTTAATAATATATTGGTGGCTGAATCAGCTAAAACCAATATTAAAATTAACCCAGCACCAAAAGATATTTCTCGACTTTTACAAGTTAATGATGAAGATAGAATTATCGGGATTAATCCTTATGCCTTAGAACCAGCTAAGACTTATACAATTACTATCGGCGAAAATCTCCAAGATAAGTTTGGACAGACTTTAGGTAAACCTGTTTCACTTAAATATGATACTGGAGATTTAGCAGGGGATATCTGGGTTCCCTCAGACTTGAATATTTTTCCCGCAGGTAAAGATTTACGGTTAAATATTAGTACTGTAAATTTACCAGAATCTAAATATCAGGCTGCTTATCGAGTAGTTAAACCAACAGATTTGGTTTATTTTAACTACGGTAATGATTTATTACCAAAACCTGCTGAATGGAAAAGCTTCCAGGTATCAGGTAAGAAAAATCAGTCAGTTGATGTAACTGTACCTTTGCGAGAAAAAATCAACGCTAAGACGGGAATGTTAGCTTATGGAGTCCAAGCCCGTACTAATAAATATCAGGAAAATGGTAAAGAGTTGTGGCGAGAACCTACGACTTATGGTTTGGTGGAATTGACTAATTTGGGTGTATTTAGTCAATGGTTTCCTGAATCGGGATTAATTCGGGTGAATCATTTAACAGATGGTGCGCCAGTAAAAGCGGCTGTTATAGAAATTTATCAATCAAAATTGCAAGCAAAATCTCGCCCTGAACCTGTACCTTGTGCGACAGGTAAAACCGATGAAAATGGGACTTTTAGAGTTAATCGTGAAGCATTACAGCAATGCACTGCTGGTAGTCAAAATTCTATTAAATCACCAGAATTATTAGTAATTGCCAGTGAAAAGGAAGATTGGGCATTTACTAGAACTGAAGAATATAGCGGTGTTTATGGATATGGTATTGATGCAGGTTGGCAAGGGAATAAACCGGAATCAAGGGGAGTAATTTTTTCAGATAGACAGTTGTATCAATCAGGAGAAAAAGCTTGGTTTACTGGTTTTGCTGATTACTTACAAAATGGTGTCATACAGCAAGATAAAAACGCTGACTACCAAATAACGTTGGTAAATCCTGATGGACAAAAGACCAGTTTAGGGACACAAACTACAAATGAGTTTGGGACATTTTCTTTAGAAATGCCCATCAATAAAACTCAAGGCTTAGGCTACTACACAATTCAAGCTAAAGGCAAGAATGGTCTGGAAATTTCTGGAGAATTTCGGGTGGCTGAGTTCAAACCACCTAATTTTAAAGTCGAAGTCAAGCTAGATAAAGAGTTTGCTTATATTGGCGATGATGTTGATATTAATGCTACAAGCAATTATTTATTTGGTGCGCCTGTAGAAGGTGGAGAAGCGAAATATTTTATTACTCGTCAACAAGCTAATTTTATCCCTAAAGGTTGGGAAGAGTTTACTTTTGGTCGCCAATGGTTTTGGCCGGAAGAAGCCCCCACTATATCTAGTGATGTATTGCAAAGTAATTCTCAGTTAGATGGTAATGATAAAAGTAGCCAAATGGTAAATGTGGCTAAAGATTTACCATATCCTATGACTTATCGAGTAGATGTACAAGTTGCTGATGTCTCTAATCTTTCTGTAGCCAATTCTCAAAGTTTTACAGCTTTACCAAGTAATCGTTTAATCGGTTTAAAAAGTAATTTTATTGCTGATGCAGGTAAGGCTTTTCCCATTGAAGTGATTATTGCTGACCCTACTGGAAAACTAATCACAGGTCAACGAGTCCGACTGGAATTGCAACAGATAAAATACAGCAGCGTCACTCAATTGGTAGAAGGTAGCCAAACGCCAAAAAATCAAGTTGAATATAAAACAGTCGCCCAAACAGAAATTACATCTACTAGTAATCCGCAATCGGTAAATTTAACCCCACCTGAATCTGGTACATATCGAATTAGAGTTAATTTTAGTGATGCCAAAAATGAATTAGGTGCTACAGATTCACAAATTTGGGTAACTGGAGGAAATGCAGTCTTTTGGGGTACGCGAGATAAAGATGTTTTAGAAGTTAAGTTAGATAAAAAAGAGTATAAAGCTGGTGAAACTGCTACCGCCTTAATTCAATCTCCCTATGCAGATGCAGAATTATACTTTGCAGTGATTAAAGATAAACCCATTTATCAACAAATTACCAAAGTACAGGGTAGCGCACCACAAATTCAGTTTCGGGTTACGCCAGAAATGCTACCAAATGCAGCCGTTGAAGCTGTGTTAGTTAGACAAGGTAAACCTATTAACCAAGTGGAAGTAGGAAGTTTAGATAACTTGGTAAAAATTGGCTTTACTCCTTTTAAAGTTAACCTGGAAGATAAATATTTAAAACTGCAAGTTAAGCCAGCACAAGCATCACTAGAACCTGGTGCAGAGGAAACAATCCAACTGGAAGTGAAGGACAATCAAGGTAATCCCACCAAAGGACAGTTAACAGTCATGGTGGTAAATGAGGCGGTACTGCAACTTTCTGGTTATCGTCCGCCGAATTTAGTAGATACTGTTTATGCAGAACAGCCAATATCTACCCGCTTTACTGATAACCGTCCAGATGTGATATTACAACCGCAAGATGTCGCAAAACCTAAAGGCTGGGGTTACGGTGGTGGCTTCTCCACAGGTGCAGCAAATACTCGCACCCGCACCGACTTTCAACCCTTAGCTTACTACAACGGTTCTGTTCTGACCGATGCTAGCGGTAATGCACAGATAACCGTCAAATTACCAGATGATTTGACTACTTGGCGTGTGATGGCTGTGGCTACAGATGGAAACCTGCGTTTTGGCAATGGAGACGCGACATTTATCACCACCAAACCACTACTAAGTAATGCCATCTTGCCACAATTTGTCCGTCCAGGCGATCGCATCCTCGCTGGTTTATCCGTAACTAATAACACCGGAAATACAGGAAATCTCTCAATTAACGGTGAAATTAGCGGGGCTGTGAAGTTTAACAGTAAAAATCCGACAACTACTACGTTGCAAACCCAAGCTGAATCTGCAACTCAAGCCTATCGCTTCCCAATGGTGGCGGATAGTGTGGGAGTTGGTAAAGTTCGCTTCACCACTCAACTAAATGGTACAGCCGATGCTTTTGAATTACCTTTGCAAGTCAAGCCATTGGAAATTACTGAACAAATAGTTGAGACTGGTGTCAGCCAAAAACAAATCAAGATTCCCTTAAATGTTGATAAAAATACCTTTCCCGAAGCTGGCGGTTTAGATATTCAGTTGGCGAGTACTTTGATTCCCGAAATTAAAGCACCAGCAAAACAAGTATTAACAGATAATGATTTGCCATTCACAGAACCATCTGCAAGTCAATTAATCATTGCGACTAATCTGCAAACTATTGCCCAAAAATATGGTCAAACATTTGCTGAATTTAACTCTAGACAACAGGCAAATTTAGCAGTCGAAAAATTGCAAAAACTACAAATCTCTGATGGTGGTTTTGCGGCTTTCCCTGGACAAGAAAAATCAGACCCTTGGGTTTCTGCTTATTCTGTTGAATCCTTAGTGAAAGCCAGTCAAGTCTTCCCCAATTTAGTTGATACGGGAATGCTATCTCGCCTCAAAACCTATTTGCAAAAAGTTCTCGCCAACCCCGGAGAATATGATTTTTGCAAACAGCAACTATGCAAAAGGCAACTACAACTTAATGCTTTAATAGCGTTATCAGAACTGGGAGATAAACGCAACACCTTCCTAACAGATATTTATGAACAACGTAACAACTTTGATTTAGTCACTCAAATTAAACTAGCGCGATACTTATCTCAATTTCCAGAATGGCAAGATGAATCTCAGCAATTAGTAAACAAGCTGCAACAAAACATATCTGAAACTGGACGCACAGCAGTTGTTAGTTTACCACCTAGTTGGGGATGGATGAGTTCACCAACCACAGCACAAGCGCAAGCTTTACGCTTATTTATCGCCAAACAAAGTAAACCGGAAATCATAGATAAATTACTCCAAAGTCTGCTGGCACTACGCCGGGATGGTACATGGCAAACTGACTATAATAATGCCCAAGCACTAACAGCATTAGTAGAATATGGTCAACTACAACCCACGCCACCTAATTTTGTTGCCACAGTGCAGTTAGCCGGGAGAAAGTTAGGAGAAAATCGCTTTACAGGCTATAAAAATCCCAGCCTCCAGTTAAGTGTACCGATGAATCAATTACCCCGTGGCCGTCATGATTTAACGCTACAAAAATCAGGTAATGGAACTCTACACTACTTGGTTGCTTATAACTATCGCCTGCAAGGAAATCAACCAGGACGCTTCAACGGCTTACGCATAACACGAGAAATAAGTCAAGTAAATGCAAAGAGAATTTTACGAAAAACAGGAATTTACGCCCTCGATCAACCCTTGACTTTAGCCCTCGGACAAGTGTTTGATATTGGTTTAGAAATCATCGTTGATCGCCCTGTAGATCATCTAGTAATTAAAGACCCCTTACCAGCAGGTTTAGAAGCCGTTGACGCGAGTTTCCAAACTACCACCGCCGCATTACAAGCAAAAGCCGATAGCTGGGAACTGGGTTTTAGGAATATTTATAGCGATCGCATTATCGCCTATGCCGACCATCTAGAACCAGGAGTCTACAGCCTCCATTATTTGGTACGTTCTGTTACTCCTGGGACTTTTTCCTGGCCTGGTGCGGAAGTTCATCTGCAATATGCACCAGAAGAATTTGGACGCACTGCGGAAATGAAACTAATAGTGGAGGAGAAAGGAAGGTAA